CGGTGTGCGCCGCCTCCAGGACGCGCAGCAGCACGTCGTGCGGGATCGGGTCGGCGCGGAAGCCGTTGCGGATGTCGCGGCGCTCGCGCATCACCTTGAGGACGGCCGCGCGTTCGGCGTCGTCGTAGGCGGGCGCGGCCGGGCCGGTGGAGCGCGGGGGCGCCGCCACCGCCGTCTGGGGCGTGGGTACCGTCAGCACCTCGGCCGTGGTGTCGGGCCCGGTCTCGGGCTCGGCGGGGGTGTCGGTCTCCGGTGTCCCGGCGTGCCGGGGGGCGGCCTGCTCGGGCTCCCGGGGGCCGGGGACCATGGCCGTCCGCTCCGTGCCCTCCTCCACCGGCTGCGGCGCGAACTCGCCTTCAGGTGCGGCCTGTTGGGGCTGGGCGGCGACGGGCGGCGCGAACTCCGGCTGCGGTTGAGCCACGGCCACCGCCGGTGCGGGCGGGTGCCGCTGGTCGTCGGGGTCGGTCGGGAACCGGTGGTCCGCGTGGGGCTGCGCCGCCTCGGGCGCGGCGACCGGGTGCGGCCCGTCCTCGGCCGGCGGCTCGACGGGCACACCGTCGGCCCGCGGGACCTCTGCCCCGGCGTCGGCCTCGGGCTGTGCCTCCGCGACCTGCTCGGCCTGCGGCTCGGGCGCGACGGCGTCAGGGGCGACGACGGTGTCCTCGGCGCCGGCGTCCGGCACCGGTGCCTCGGTCCCGGCCTGCGGGGCGAACGCGATCGGCGCCTCGCCCTCCCCGGCGGCGGCGTCGGCCTCGGGCGCGACGGACCCGGCGTCCCCCTCGACGGCCGCGGGCGCACCCGGCACGTCCTGCGGACCCTGGGCCACCTCGGGGCCCGCGTCGGGCTCGGCGGGTGCCGCCTGCTGGACCGGGTACCCGGGTGCGCCGTCCGCTGCGGGCTCCCCGGGGTAGCCCTGCGGGGGCACGGCGGGCGTCTCGGCGGAGTGGGCGGTGGGCTCGGGGCTCCACGCGGCCTCTGTCGCCCAGGTGGCGTGCGGCTGGGGCGTCTGCGGGACGGGGCCCGCCGCCTCGGCGGCCTGCGCCACCCCGACCGGAACGCCGACGGGCACCCCGACCGGCAGCCCGGCGGACGCGCCGACCGGCACGCCCACCGACGTACCGACGGACAGCGCGACCGGTTCGGCGATCGGCCCGGCCGCCGTGTCGGTCGCCTCGGTCGCCGTTTCGGTAGCCGTCTCGATCGCCGGTTCAGGGACCGCTTCGGCGACCGGTTCAGCTATGGGTGCGGCGAGCGGCTCCGCGACCGGCTCGGCGGCCGGCGGCTGCGACTCGACGACCGGCTCGGCGGCCTGCGCGACGGCCGCGGGGACGCCGGCCTCCTGGACGGCGGGCTCCGCCGTAGCGGGCTCAGCCGTGGCGGGCTCCGCCGTGGCGGGCTCCGCCGTGGCGGGCTCAGCGACCGGCTCGGCCACGGCTTCCGGGACGGGCTCCGCGACCGGCTCGGCCACGGCTTCGGCCATCGGCTCCGCGACCGCTTCCGGCGCCGGCTCGGCGGTCGGCTCCGTCGCGACGTCCGCGACCGGCTCGGGCTGCGCCACGGGTGCGGCGATCGGCTCGGGCACCGGCTCAACGGACGACGCGGGCATCGGCTCAGCGGTCGGCTCGGTCGCCTGGGCGGCGGCCTGTTCGGGCACCGGAGCCGTCGCCTGCTCGGGTTCCGGCTGCTCGGCTCGCGCCTCGTCCATCGGGCGGCCGACCGGCTCGCTCACCGGCTGTCCGACCTGGCCGACCGTGGGGGCCGGCCATGTCTCCACGGCGACCTGGGTCGTGGCGGTGGCCTGGACCGGGGCCGGGGCACCCCAGGGGGCGCCGCTCTGCGGGGACGCGTCGAGGTACTCGGGGCCCGCGGGCGGCGGGACGACGGGCTGGCGGACCGGTGCCCCGGCGGGGCCGCGGTCGGCGAGGGAGCGGACCGGGCTCGCGGAGGCGTTCGGGATCGGCGGGCCGAGGTGCAGCGGGCGCCGGGTGGGGGCCGCGGCCAGGGTCGGGGAGGTGACGGGCGGCGGCTCGGGCAGGCGGACGCCGCCGAGGTCGACGGAGCCGGTGTCCCGGCCGTCCGTCTCGTGCGGGCCCGGCTGGTGGACGGCCTCGACGACCGGCTCGGGCGCGGGCGGCGCGACCTCGTTGCCCCACGGGCTCTGGGCGCCGGGCAGCAGCAGCTGGTCTTCGTCCTGGGCGGTGGTCTCGGAGAGGTAGGCGTACGCGGCGTGGGCGGGGACGCCCGGCTGCTCCGCCGTGCCTGCGTTCTCCGGCAGTCCCTCGCCCGGGACCTGGCCGGTGTCGGTCATGCGTACCCCTCGCCCATCGGTTAGTGCTTCTGCGACCAGCTCACCGGGGACGGCGCACCGACCGCCCCCCGTGAAGAACGAGCTTGCCTGTCCGGCGGCACGAACGATCCGCCGGGAAAGACGACAAAGCCATTAACTGGCATTGTCCCGGTCGTTCCCCGCCGCGTCAGCTTGATCGGCGACGGTCCGCTGTGGACTGCGCCACGTTGCGCGTCCTCCGGTTCCGCCGTACCACACTCACCCCAAAACGGGCGTCCTTTTGGGACATTGGCCGACGAAGCGCCGGGCAGCCGAGAGCGGTACAACGATCGGCCAGCCTACCGCGCGCCGTACGACAACAGGATCACCGGTAGGGCAGAAAACAGGATCACCGGGACACGGTCGGGGGTGTCCGGGGTCAGCGTTCGCGCTCGGCGAGCACACCGCTGAGCAGGAACGCGACGCTCCGTTCCGTCTCCGTCCAGGCCCTGGTGTCGAGTTGGACGGACTGGAGGAGGGCGCACTCCACCCGGTAGCCGTGCTCGGACAGGTCGCGGCCGATGAGTTCGGCGGCGTCGCGGGTGGCGGCGTGGGTGACGATCCGCTGCGGGCGCCGGTCCGCGACGGCGGAGACCACCGCCGCTCCCCCGCCGCCGACGCGCACGACGTCGGGTTCCTGGAGGTTCTCCAGGACGTGCGGGGCGAGGCCCTGGACGATCTGGAGCTGGACCCCGTGCCTGCGGGCGGCGGCGTCGGCGCGGGCGCAGGCGTCGAGGACCCGGTCGACGGCGATGACGGCGGCGCCGGCGCGGGCGGCCTCGACGGCGAAGGCGCCGCTCGCGCAGCCGATGTCCCACACCAGGTCGCCGATGCGGGGTCCGAGCCTGGCGAGTTGGGCGGCGCGCAGCAGATCCGTTTCGCCCTCGCCGAGGGGGCCGTCGTAGCTCTCGGCGGGCAGGGTCCAGCCGCGCGGTCCTGTGCCCAGGTCGCGGCCGGCCAGCCAGCCGGCGTCGGCCGCGGGGCCCGTGGTGACCGGGCCGCCGATGGCGATGACCACGTTGGGGTCGCGCCAGCTGCGGTCGGCGGCCTTGTCGGAGGTGACGACGCTGACCTGTTCGCGTTCGGTGCCGAGTTCCTCGCAGATGACGAAGGTGCGGTGGACGCCTTCGAGGAGCAGGCCGAGCTCGGCGGGGCCCGCGCCGGGCGAGGTGAGGACGGCGACCTTGGCGTGGGCGCGGCAGACGTTGACCGCGCGGCGCAGGGTGCGCGGGTGGGCGACGACGACCTGGGCGTCCTCCCAGGCCATGCCGGCCCGTGCGAAGGCGGCGGCGACGGAGGAGACGGCGGGCACGACCTCGACCTCGAGGCCGTACTCGGGGCCGCGCAGGGTGCGCACGACGCCGAAGAAGCCGGGGTCGCCGTCGGCGAGCACGACGGCGGAGCCGCGGTGGGCGGCGATCCGGCGGGCGGCCAGCGCGACGCTGCCGAGGCGGATGCGTTCGGCGCTCCTGGGCACCTCGGGGAGTTCGAGGTGGTGGGCGGCGCCCGCGACCAGGGTGGCGGCACCGAGGGCGGAGCGTGCGGCCGCGTTCAGGGGGGAGCCGTCCCAGCCGATCACCGTGACCCGGTCGGCCATCGTCGTCAGTCTCCAGGGTCTTCGCGGGTCGTCAGGGGCCGGGGCCCGTGCGGGCTTGGTGAGGGTATCCGGTGCGGTGGCGGGGCGGGACGCCGGGCGGCACCTCGCCGGTCAGTTCCAGCCCGAGTAGGGGCGGTAGCCGCCGCTTCCGGCGAGTTCCTCGCCCGCGCCCGCGAGGTCCTCGGGCAGCAGGCTCCACACGATGAAGTCGGAGCGCAGGTCGGTCCAGCCGCCGTCCTCGGTGCGGACGTGGACTATGCAGGCGTTGCGCAGCACGCCCTCGCTGATACAGCCGATCTTCTGGGCGACCTGCTGGGCGGCGGTGTTGTCGGCGGGGGTGCGCAGCTCGACGCGCTCGAACTTCTGCTGGCCGAACAGCCATTGAGCGGTGGCGAGGGCGGCCTCGGAGGCGTAGCCCTCGCCGCGGGCCCAGGGGGCGACGATGTAGGAGAGTTCGGTGGACCTGATCTGCCAGTCGGTCTTGGTGAGTTGGACGACGCCGACCAGGCGCTGGGTGAGGAACTCGGTGACGGCGAGGTCGACCCCGCGGCCCGCACGGCGGTGCGCGGGCGCGCGGTCGGTGACCCAGGTGCGGGCGGCGTCCTCGGTGACGGGCTGCGGGACGTCGGTCCAGGCGGCGACCTGTTCGTCGTTCATCATCTCGGTGAGCGCGGACACGTCGTCCTCGTCGAGGGGACGCAGCACCAACCGCTCCGTGCTGATGGAGATGTTGGGGAAGGTGCTCGTCATGCGCCGCTCCGTAACCTTCGGGAAATCCTTAGGGGACTGCGAACTGCCCAGCATGCAGCATGAAACCACCGGAACGCACGACGGGGTCCGCTCCCGGTGAAGGGAGCGGACCCCGTGCGCGGGCGCCGGGCCGCGCGGGCGGTGCGCGGCCCTGGTCGGGGCCGTGGGCGCGGTCAGAAGGAGGCGATGACCGAGCCCTGGTACTTGTCCTCGATGAACTTCTTGACCTCGGGCGAGGTGAGCAGTTCGGCGAGCTTCTTCACCCGCGGGTCCTTCTCGTTGCCCTTCTTGACGGCGAGGAAGTTGCCGTAGGGGCTGTCCTTGGCGGACTCCAGGACGAGGGCGTCCTTGGCGGGCTTGATGCCGGAGGAGATGGCGTAGTTGCCGTTGACCACCGCGGCGTCGACGTCGTCGAGGGAGCGCACGGTCTGGGCCGCCTCGACCTCCTTGAAGGTGAGCTTCTTGGGGTTCTCGGCGATGTCCTGCGGGGTCGCCTCGGAGCCGACGCCGTCCTTGAGGGTGATGAGTCCCTTGGAGGCGAGGAGCTTCAGCGAACGGGCCTCGTTGACGGTGTCGTTGGGGATGGCGACGGTCGCGCCGCTCTTGAGGGCGTCGACGCTCTTGACCTTGTGGGAGTAGAGGCCGAGCGGTTCCAGGTGCACCGTGACGACGGGCACGATGTGCGTGCCGCGCTTCTTGTTGAAGTCGTCGAGGTAGGGCTGGTTCTGGAAGTAGTTGGCGCCCACCGAGCCGTCCTCGGTCGCGGTGTTCGGCGTGATGTAGTCGGTGAACTCCTTGACCTCCAGGTCGAGTCCGGCCTTCTTCGCCAGGTGGTCCTTGACGTAGTCGAGGATCTCGGCGTGCGGGGTCGGGCTCGCGGCGACGATCAGCGGTCCGCTGTCGTCGGAGGCGGCGTCCTTGTCCGAGCCGCCGCAGGCGGAGAGCCCGAAGGTGAGGGCTCCGGCGGCGAGGACGACGGTGGTGATCTTGGCGGTGTTACGCACGAAAAGTGCCTTTCCTTCTGGGTGGGGCGCCCCGCGGCTGGTGGTGCGGGGAGTTCTGGGGGGTTGGGTCCGGCGCGGCTGCCGGGTCAGGCCGGCTCGGTCTCCGGCGCGGGGGACGTCTTCAGGAACCGCAGCCGCGGTCCCGGGCCCGATCGGCCGCCGCGGCGGTGCAGGGTGCGGGCGGCGAGGTCGCCCGCGAACTGGATGAGCGAGATGACCACGGCGAGGATCGCCACGGTGATCCACATCAGCTCGGTCTCGAAGCGCTGGTAGCCGTAGCGGATGGCGATGTCGCCGAGGCCGCCCGCGCCGACCGTGCCGGCCATCGCCGAGTAGCCGATGAGGGCGACGACGGTGGTCGTGGTGCTGGAGATGAGCGAGGGCAGCGACTCGGGGACGAGGACCTTGCGTACGATCGTCCAGGTGTTGCCGCCCATCGACTGCACGGCCTCGACGAGCCCGCCGTCCACCTCGCGGACGGCCGTCTCGACGAGCCGTGCGAAGAACGGGATGGCGCCGATCGCGAGCGGCACGATGGCGGCCTCGCGGCCGATGGTGGTGCCGGTGATCCAGCGGGTGAAGCCCATCAGGGCGACCATCAGGATGATGAACGGCATCGACCTGGCGATGTTCACGATCTGCCCGATCACCTTGTTGGCGACCACGTTCTGGAGCAGTTCGCCGCGGTCGGTGAGGACCAGCAGGACGCCGAGCGGGAGTCCGGCGACGACGGCGATGAGGGTGGACCAGCCGACCATGTAGAGGGTGTCCCAACACGCCTCGGTCAGCAGGGGCTGCATCTCGGACCAGGTCACTTGGCACCTTCCTTCACCGGCACGGGCTCCTGCCCGACGACGTCGATCTGGAGTCCCCGCTCGCGCAGGAAGCCGACCGGCACCACGTTGTCCTCGTAGCGGCCGGGCAGTTCGATGCGCATCCGGCCGATCTGGAGGCCGCCGACGGTGTCGATGGCCGCGCCCAGGATCGAGATGTCGATGTTGTAGGTGCGGGAGAGCTGGGAGATGACCGGCTGGGTGGCGGCCTCGCCCTGGAAGGTGACGTCGAGGACGGTGCGGTCGTCGCCGGTCGGCTCGCCGCCGACCGGGAAGAGCGCGGCGGCCAGCTCGGAGCCGGGGGTGGCGAGGAGTTCGCCGACGGTGCCGGACTCGACGATCCGCCCGTTCTCCATCAGGGCGGCGGAGTCGCAGACCGACTTCACGACGTCCATCTCGTGGGTGATGAGCAGGACGGTCAGGCCCAGCTGGCGGTTGAGGTCGCGCAGCAGCCGCAGGATGGAGCGGGTGGTCTCGGGGTCGAGGGCGCTGGTCGCCTCGTCGGAGAGCAGCACCTTGGGGTCGCCGGCCAGGGCGCGGGCGATGCCGACGCGCTGCTTCTGGCCGCCGGAGAGCTGCGCCGGGTAGGACTTCGCCTTGTCGGCGAGGCCGACCAGGTCGAGGAGTTCGAGGGCCTTGCGGGAGCGGTCCTTGCCGGCGTGGCCGAGGATCTCCAGCGGCAGCTCGACGTTGTCCTGGACGGTCCGCGAGGAGAGCAGGTTGAAGTGCTGGAAGACCATGCCGATGCGGCTGCGGGCCCGCCGCAGCTCGCGGCCGGCCCGCGGGCCGCGCCCGGCGAGGGCGGTGAGGTCGAGGCCGTCGACCGTCACGGTGCCCTCGGTGGGGCGCTCCAGCAGGTTGACGCAGCGGATGAGCGAGGACTTTCCGGCGCCGGACTGGCCGATCACGCCGAACACCTCGCCCTCGCGGACGTGGAGGTCGACGCCGTCGAGGGCGGTGACGTCTCGTCCGCGTGAGCGGTAGACCTTGGTCAGGCCCGTTGTGGTGATCACTGGGGTTTCCGTCACTGTCGAGGGGCGGGCGTGGGTGGGCCCGTTGCGGTCTCCCGTGCTCGACGCAGGTCGGGGCGCGGGGGCTTTCGGTCAGGGACGCGACACGGTTCTCGCGGTGGCGGTGGAACCGGGGGAGAACAGGTGCGCGCGGGCGGCTCGCGTCCGGCGGGGCCGCACGTCACGCCACGGCGTCTCGCTTCGGGGCGCGAGCTCGGGTGGTGCGGGGGCCCTCTAGAAGGCGCGCATTCGACCCGTACAACGAGCACCGGGCGTCAGGGTCGCCTCGGTCGCAAGGGTGCGGCTGCTCGTCGTGGTCATGCGGTCAGTAAACCAGACCGACGGTCCTGACAGCCCGCCGCTGTCCATATGCCGGACAGCGGCGGACAGGGGTCAGGGGCGGACGGAGATCTCCACTCCCCCGTCGGTGACCAGTGCGGACAAGGCCGACAGGTCGCGGACCACGAGGTCGGCTACGAGCTCGGCCGCGGTGTGGGTTGTGGTCAACGCCACGGTGGTCATCCCGGCGGCCCGGCCCGCGAGGAGCCCGGCGGGCGCGTCCTCGAAGACGACGCAGTCGGCCGGGTCGACGCCCAGGGCGCGGGCGGCGAGCAGATACGGCTCGGGGTCGGGCTTGCCGCGGCGGACGTCGTCGGCGGCGACCATCGTCTTGGGCAGGATGCCGACGGCGCCGAGCCTGGCCTCGGCCAGCCGCCGGGTGGCGGAGGTGACGACGGCCCAGCGGTCGGCGGGCAGCGAGCCGAGGAACTCCAGGGTGCCGGGCAGCAGCTCCACTCCCCCGCCCGGCACGTCGGCGACCTCCAGCTCCTCGATCCGCGCGACAGCAGCCGGGACGACGTCGGCGGGCAGCAGGTCGGCGGCTATCTCGGCGGCGGGCCTGCCGTGCAGTCCGACGCGGGCGAAGTCCTCCGCGGTGACGCCGTACTCCCCGGCCCAGCGGGTCCAGCAGCGGTCCACGGAGGCGAGGGAGGAGACGAGGGTGCCGTCGTTGTCGAACAGGAGTGCGTGTGCGCGGAGGGTCATGCCCTCGACCCTACGGGGCACGCCAGGGCCGACACCGTCGGGCCTTTCCGCCCGTAATAGGGTCGCGGCATGCTTGATGCCCTGACCGTGGTGACCGCCGTCACCGCGCTGCTGCTCGCCGTCTGGTGCGGCTGGGCCGCCTACCGCGACCAGCCCACGAAGGACTGGCACTTCATCGGGATGGCCGTGGTGTCGCTGCTCGCGACGGTCCAGCTGGTGGTCGGGGTGGTGCAGTTGGCGCGGGGCGAGAAGCCGGAGCAGGGCACGGCGATCTTCGTCGCGTATCTGCTGGGCGCCTTCGCGTGCGTCCCGGCGGCCGGTTTCATGTCGCTCGCCGAGCGCAGCCGGTGGGGTTCGGTGACGGCGGCGGCGGGCGGTGTGGTGCTCGCGGTGCTGGAAGTACGGCTGTACGACATCTGGGGAGGCTGAGATGACCGCCGTGGCGGAAGACAGGCGAAGGAGCCTCGTCACTGGCCCTGGCATGCTGCTCGTCTGGTTCTACGGGGTGATGGTGGTGGGCGCGCTGTCGCGCTCGGTGTACGAGATCGCCACCAAGTTCGACCACGCGCCGCTCGCCTACTCGCTGTCCGCGCTGGCCGGTGTGGTGTACGCGTTCATCGCGTACTCGCTGGTGCGCGGCGGTGAGCGGGCCCGCAGGGCGGCGCTGGTGTGCTGCGCCGCCGAGCTGGCGGGGGTGCTGGTCGTCGGCACCTGGACGCTGCTCGACCGGTCCGCGTTCCCGGAGTCGACCGTGTGGTCGGACTACGGGATGGGGTACGTGTTCATCCCGGTGCTGCTGCCGCTGTCGGCGCTGTACTGGCTGCGCAGGTCGGCCGCGGCGGACGTCCGGCGGGACTGAGCCCGCCCGGGTGCGCCGCGCGGGCCCCTCGGGTCGCGCGGCGCTCGGGCCGCGTCAGGCGGTGGCGGCGTAGGCGCCCGCGGCCTTCTCCAGGACGATCATCGGTACGCCGTCGGCGCCCTCGGCGGTGCCGACGGTCTCGTAGCCGACGCGGCGGTAGAGGCGGAGGTTGCCCTCGCTGCGGTGGCCGGTGTGCAGCCGGAAGCGGGTGGCGCCGCGCTCCCGCTCCAGGGCGGATTCGGCGGCCCGCAGCAGCCGGGCACCGATGCCGTGGCCCTGGAGGCGGGGGTGGACGCAGAGTTTGCCGATGGAGGCGGGGCCGTCCTCGTCGAGGTGGCCGCGGACCGAGCCGACGACCTCGTCGCCGAGCCTGGCCACGAAGACGCAGTCGGTGGCCACCTCGCGGCGGACCTCGTCCAGTGGTTGCACGAGCGGGTCGATGCGGTAGTTGCCGTACAGCGCGGCCTCGCGCTGGAAGCAGAGGTACTGGAGCCTGAAGATCTGCTCCACGTCCTGCTCGGTCGCCACCGAGATGGTCACGCTCATGCCCATGTGCGCACGCCTCCCGCTCACCTGATCGCCGGTTGTTCCCACTCCTATCCCCGCACCGGCCGGGCCGCAACCTCCGGATCCGGCTTTCCTCGCGGACAACCGCGGCATCGGGAACGTTCCGGGTCAGAGCCGCCCTGTGAGATGGCCGACTGCCGGGCTCCGGCGTCCCGTGGTACGCGTCCGGCCGCCCGGCGGTGGGCCGGGCGGCCGGTCGTCGGCGCTGACGGGCGGGGTGTCAGCCCTTGAGGAAGTCGGCGCGGGCGAGCACCCCGGTGTCGGCGTTGTCGGTGAAGACGCCGTCGATGCCGGTGGCGAAGTAGGCGTGGAAGGCGCCGAACGGGTCGCCGTAGCCGTCCGCGGCGGCGCCCTTGCGGTACTCCGTCGGCAGGAACGGGTTCTCGTTGCGCATCGTGTACGGGTGCAGGATCAGGCCGACCTTGTGGGCGTCCCTGACCAGGGTGCTGGGGGTGCCGAGGCTGCCGTCGGCCTTCCTCGGGATCACCAGGTCGAGGGTGGGGCCGATGCCCTGGGCGTATCCGGCGATCTCGCGCAGCCCGCCGGGGGTGATCAGGTCGTCGACGGTGCGCGGGTCACCGGTCTCGACGAAGTCCCAGGGGCGGGTGCCCGCGCCGGAGAGCAGGACCACCAGCGGGTTGTCGACCAGGGTGTTGAGGCGCTGGACGCCGGTGGGCTCGAACGACTGGAGGACGACCGGAGAGTTCCGCTTGTCCTTGCCGTGCTTGTGGAGGATTTTGGCGACCCGCTCCTCCAGGCCGAGGCCGAGCCCCCGGAAGTAGGTGGGGTGCTTGGTCTCGGGGTAGATCCACACCTGCCTGCCGCGCTTGCGGGTCTGCTCGTCCTGCCACTTCAGGACCTCTTCGAAGGTGGGGATCTCCCAGCGGCCGTCGTAGAGCCGGTTGTGCGGGCGGTTGGCCGGGATGCGTTCGGTCGCCCGCAGCGTCTTCAGTTCGGCGAGCGTGAAGTCCTCGGTGAACCAGCCGGTGGTGGGCACGCCGTCCAGCGTCTTGGTGGTCCTGCGGTCGGCGAACTCGGCGTGGTCGGCGACGTCGGTGGTGCCGCCGATCTCCGGTTCGTGACGGCACACCAGATGGCCGTCCCTGGTGGGCACCAGGTCGCCGGCCTCGACGATGTCGGCGCCCAGGTCGAGGGCGAGCTGGTAGGAGCCGAAGGTGTGCTCGGGGCGGTAGCCGCTGGCGCCCCGGTGGCCGATGATCGTCGGCCTGGGCAGGCCGGCGAGGCCGCCGCCGGGCCGCGGTCCCGCCGCCGCCGCGGTGCCGCCGAGCCCGAGGACCGCCCCGCCCGCGCCGAGGACCGCGGCGCCCAGCAGCGCCCGCCGTCCGGTCCCGCCCGTCCGCTCGTCCGACCCCTGCGTCGCCATCCCGCGCCTCCTGCCGTCGTCTTCACCGGTGCGCGCCGATCGTAGGGGCGCGCACATGACACGAGGGAGACCTCGGCGGGAACGCGCGGGTGGTTCGGGATGTCGGCTGGAAGCGGACCGCCGGTTCCCGCCGCGCCGCCCGGGGCTGGCGCGCGGACCGGGCGGCGCGGCGGGAACCGGCGCTGTGGGCACACCTGTTCACCCGTTCGCCGGAGGCGACCTCCGTCACATGCGGCGGGGCGCGCGAGGGCCGTGCCGCACGGTCGCGTCGCAGGTAAACCCGCGTCAACTTCACGTAAGACCTCGGTGAACCCGATGTGCGCGACCCGCTGATCCGCGAGTATCGTCCTCACCTGCACAGACTCATACTGCTTTCCTTGACTTTCGTTGACTTTCCTCGACACCGGAGGGCCCGTTGTCCCGCTTCGTGTTCATCAAGGCAGTGCTCGGACCGATCATGCGCCTGATGTTCCGCCCACAGGTGGAGGGCGCGGAGCGCATCCCGGGAGACGGCCCCGTCATCCTGGCGGGCAACCACCTCACGTTCATCGACTCGATGATCCTGCCGCTGGTCTGCGACCGTCAGGTCGTCTTCATCGGCAAGGACGAGTACGTCACCGGCAAGGGGTTCAAGGGCCGTCTGATGGCCTGGTTCTTCACCGGCGTCGGCATGGTCCCGGTGGACCGGGACGGCGCGGGCGGCGGGGTGGCCGCGCTGATGACCGGCCGGCGCATCCTCGAGGAGGGCCGGATGTTCGGCATCTACCCCGAGGGCACCCGCTCGCCCGACGGCCGGCTGTACCGGGGCCGCACCGGCATCGCGCGGCTGACGCTGATGACCGGGGCGCCGGTGGTGCCGTTCGCGATGATCGGCACCGACAAGCTCCAGCCCGGCGGCTCGGGCCTGCCCCGCCCCGGCCGGGTGACGGTGCGGTTCGGCGAGGCGATGGAGTTCTCCCGGTACGAGGGCATGGACCGGGACCGCTATGTGCTGCGGGCCGTGACGGACTCCGTGATGACCGAGGTCATGCGGCTCTCCGGCCAGGAATACGTGGACATGTACGCCACCAAGGCGAAAGCCGCTTAGGCTTCTCGAGCGGGTGCGGGCCGTGCGCGACCGACCGCGCGCGGCCCG
The sequence above is a segment of the Streptomyces griseoviridis genome. Coding sequences within it:
- a CDS encoding HAD-IA family hydrolase; this translates as MTLRAHALLFDNDGTLVSSLASVDRCWTRWAGEYGVTAEDFARVGLHGRPAAEIAADLLPADVVPAAVARIEELEVADVPGGGVELLPGTLEFLGSLPADRWAVVTSATRRLAEARLGAVGILPKTMVAADDVRRGKPDPEPYLLAARALGVDPADCVVFEDAPAGLLAGRAAGMTTVALTTTHTAAELVADLVVRDLSALSALVTDGGVEISVRP
- a CDS encoding methionine ABC transporter permease — encoded protein: MTWSEMQPLLTEACWDTLYMVGWSTLIAVVAGLPLGVLLVLTDRGELLQNVVANKVIGQIVNIARSMPFIILMVALMGFTRWITGTTIGREAAIVPLAIGAIPFFARLVETAVREVDGGLVEAVQSMGGNTWTIVRKVLVPESLPSLISSTTTTVVALIGYSAMAGTVGAGGLGDIAIRYGYQRFETELMWITVAILAVVISLIQFAGDLAARTLHRRGGRSGPGPRLRFLKTSPAPETEPA
- a CDS encoding GNAT family N-acetyltransferase encodes the protein MTSTFPNISISTERLVLRPLDEDDVSALTEMMNDEQVAAWTDVPQPVTEDAARTWVTDRAPAHRRAGRGVDLAVTEFLTQRLVGVVQLTKTDWQIRSTELSYIVAPWARGEGYASEAALATAQWLFGQQKFERVELRTPADNTAAQQVAQKIGCISEGVLRNACIVHVRTEDGGWTDLRSDFIVWSLLPEDLAGAGEELAGSGGYRPYSGWN
- a CDS encoding MetQ/NlpA family ABC transporter substrate-binding protein, with product MRNTAKITTVVLAAGALTFGLSACGGSDKDAASDDSGPLIVAASPTPHAEILDYVKDHLAKKAGLDLEVKEFTDYITPNTATEDGSVGANYFQNQPYLDDFNKKRGTHIVPVVTVHLEPLGLYSHKVKSVDALKSGATVAIPNDTVNEARSLKLLASKGLITLKDGVGSEATPQDIAENPKKLTFKEVEAAQTVRSLDDVDAAVVNGNYAISSGIKPAKDALVLESAKDSPYGNFLAVKKGNEKDPRVKKLAELLTSPEVKKFIEDKYQGSVIASF
- a CDS encoding methionine ABC transporter ATP-binding protein, encoding MITTTGLTKVYRSRGRDVTALDGVDLHVREGEVFGVIGQSGAGKSSLIRCVNLLERPTEGTVTVDGLDLTALAGRGPRAGRELRRARSRIGMVFQHFNLLSSRTVQDNVELPLEILGHAGKDRSRKALELLDLVGLADKAKSYPAQLSGGQKQRVGIARALAGDPKVLLSDEATSALDPETTRSILRLLRDLNRQLGLTVLLITHEMDVVKSVCDSAALMENGRIVESGTVGELLATPGSELAAALFPVGGEPTGDDRTVLDVTFQGEAATQPVISQLSRTYNIDISILGAAIDTVGGLQIGRMRIELPGRYEDNVVPVGFLRERGLQIDVVGQEPVPVKEGAK
- the cobT gene encoding nicotinate-nucleotide--dimethylbenzimidazole phosphoribosyltransferase — its product is MTDTGQVPGEGLPENAGTAEQPGVPAHAAYAYLSETTAQDEDQLLLPGAQSPWGNEVAPPAPEPVVEAVHQPGPHETDGRDTGSVDLGGVRLPEPPPVTSPTLAAAPTRRPLHLGPPIPNASASPVRSLADRGPAGAPVRQPVVPPPAGPEYLDASPQSGAPWGAPAPVQATATTQVAVETWPAPTVGQVGQPVSEPVGRPMDEARAEQPEPEQATAPVPEQAAAQATEPTAEPMPASSVEPVPEPIAAPVAQPEPVADVATEPTAEPAPEAVAEPMAEAVAEPVAEPVPEAVAEPVAEPATAEPATAEPATAEPATAEPAVQEAGVPAAVAQAAEPVVESQPPAAEPVAEPLAAPIAEPVAEAVPEPAIETATETATEATDTAAGPIAEPVALSVGTSVGVPVGASAGLPVGVPVGVPVGVAQAAEAAGPVPQTPQPHATWATEAAWSPEPTAHSAETPAVPPQGYPGEPAADGAPGYPVQQAAPAEPDAGPEVAQGPQDVPGAPAAVEGDAGSVAPEADAAAGEGEAPIAFAPQAGTEAPVPDAGAEDTVVAPDAVAPEPQAEQVAEAQPEADAGAEVPRADGVPVEPPAEDGPHPVAAPEAAQPHADHRFPTDPDDQRHPPAPAVAVAQPQPEFAPPVAAQPQQAAPEGEFAPQPVEEGTERTAMVPGPREPEQAAPRHAGTPETDTPAEPETGPDTTAEVLTVPTPQTAVAAPPRSTGPAAPAYDDAERAAVLKVMRERRDIRNGFRADPIPHDVLLRVLEAAHTAPSVGHSQPWDFVVIRSADTRRTMHELAERQRDAYARTLPKGRAKQFKEMKIEAILDTPVNIVVTADPTRGGRHTLGRHTQPQMAPYSAALAVENLWLAARAEGLGVGWVSFFDEREMVRALGLPEHLEVIAYLCVGYVDEFPEEPELMQAGWSKRRPLSWVVHEETYGRRALPGEDPHDLLGETVSQIRPLDAKALGEAWERQKRMTKPAGALGMLEIISAQLSGLSRQCPPPIPEPAAVAVFAGDHGVHAQGVTPWPQEVTAQMVANFLGGGAVCNAFASQVGAEVCVVDVGVATDLPASPGLLPRKVRAGTSDMTTGPAMTREEAKKAIEVGIETARDLVAAGNKALLTGEMGIANTTASAALISVFTGAEPAEVTGRGTGINDETLARKTEVVRRALELHQPDPADPIGVLAAVGGFEHAAIVGLLLGGASLRTPVILDGVSAGAAALVARAIAPEVLAACIAGHRSAEPGHVAALNKLGLRPLVDLDLRLGEGTGALLALPLVQSTARAMHEVATFDSAGVTEK
- the cbiE gene encoding precorrin-6y C5,15-methyltransferase (decarboxylating) subunit CbiE, encoding MADRVTVIGWDGSPLNAAARSALGAATLVAGAAHHLELPEVPRSAERIRLGSVALAARRIAAHRGSAVVLADGDPGFFGVVRTLRGPEYGLEVEVVPAVSSVAAAFARAGMAWEDAQVVVAHPRTLRRAVNVCRAHAKVAVLTSPGAGPAELGLLLEGVHRTFVICEELGTEREQVSVVTSDKAADRSWRDPNVVIAIGGPVTTGPAADAGWLAGRDLGTGPRGWTLPAESYDGPLGEGETDLLRAAQLARLGPRIGDLVWDIGCASGAFAVEAARAGAAVIAVDRVLDACARADAAARRHGVQLQIVQGLAPHVLENLQEPDVVRVGGGGAAVVSAVADRRPQRIVTHAATRDAAELIGRDLSEHGYRVECALLQSVQLDTRAWTETERSVAFLLSGVLAERER